The DNA sequence TAGTATCTCGTAGATGATTGCATCTATATTGACGAAGCCTTTTTTATTGTGACATTTCTTTTAGCGTCTGTGTAGAATAGGCAGAGTATTAGTGCATTTTATGTACTTATTAGTGTCTCAATAGATGCATCTAAAATTTGCCACTTTGCCCTCTTTTGAGACACCTATTAGTCCCGCAAGATGTTTGAAAATTCCACCATCTTGTTTGTGGAAGTGACCTTATAGACGAAGTATAACCGTATTAAGTTTTGTTTGAAACATATTCGCTGTTGAGACCTATCTTCGCATCACAATGCTTATATGTTGAATCCTCTTACTATTTAGGCATTTGTTCAGTATCTATTTATTCATATAGGCGTTGTTCGGTGCTATAACTCATTGTCATATAATTacccatctaggattaagttctaagattattttatttgtagggGTGACTATGACTTATTATCATATGATTTCTATccaggattaagttgtgatatttaatagtagtacacatttaatcacaaaatatactattttaaatGAACGAGCCCATAGTGTAGAATATTAGGATCTTGTTGAGGCATACTTTCTTGTCTCAGTATAATTTACTGAATTTGCTCCATGGGAGACCTTTCTCAGAATATGTTTAGTgatattttgtagaattcACTCTCTACCGAGACATTTGATTACGTTATATCCTAAGGGGTGCTCTATATTTTGCAAAATTGACACGAGATTACCTGATATTAAATTCGCCAAGATCAATTTCGTCATATGGGGAAGGCCGAGACTCATATGTCACTATTAATCTTATATGGTATTCTCTCGAAATCAAGTATTGAGACGAATTTACCCGATTAAACAAcattcataaaattcaatactTATGTAGTTTATCAGTGCCGTAAGTATTCCCATAATTCTTAGTTACGGagtaaactaattaaatctaatactGAGTCCGTGTTTCATTTATGACATGTCATGCACCGCATACATTACTCCGAGGTTTATCGCTGTTATATATTGGAACTTTGTGAATTTGGCTTAGGAATAAATATGACATTATCAGCGCATGCCTTAATTATTTGACAGCTTCACAAATAAAGTTGCACTTTTCATTGAAGCAACATTTTATGTGGTGCGGCACTTTATAAATGATAATGCAGAGTTTGAGAATTTAAGGTTGTGTAGTGGGATTGAAAGAGAAATAGGGGgcaaaatatttgtttattagtGTAGTAAATAACAGTGACAGCCTCGACTCTTGTTGCTAGCTAGTTGGCTATGACAATTACTTACAACCTCTGGAAATTATTTACTTGAGGTACAAGTACAACTACTTGTTGACCAAAAAACGGCTACAAATTTAAGGTTTTGGTCTAAACATTAGTCATGCATATAGTCTTAAAGCACATGTATACATCAATTATTATGATATGCTTTTACAAGGAGTCAAGGACCGACTAGTCATTTTAttgagtactttttttttttcaattttccctCTCAGAATACATCACTACCCCAATATACATCctccaaatatttatatctCGAAAAGctttattaactatatatatcgaatagttttgttttgttgatttttttcttgattatttaaccaaattattttgtattcaCTACCTTACCTAAAAACACCATCCACAAAGGGTTGCTCATTATTGCATTTGCAACTAAAAATGAGATAATACTAAAGTATCCTATgtttcaaaatgaaataaagaaatctCATCTGCattttttgtcaatttaaTATCACACTCCAAATTGACATGTTAGTTTGTTTAAGAGTTCCACACagacacacacgcacacataccaatttattgaaatgtacaaatcaaatgaaaaggATATAAATGctttaaaacaataataaggGTTTAAGGATATGTTTAGGATGGTGATATATTTATCCTTGAGCATGTCATGGAGTATATGATGTTATTTCgtcataattttttgtttacatCGATTATTTATCAACTTCTCATTTTTTGATACTACTGGAATATACAATATCTAGTTATTACTTCGTGTTGCAGGATTTGTATATTGTAGGaatattcaaacaaataaCTTTCTTTTATCgactcaaaattttaatttttgtaataatgGTCGTGGATGTTATGAAAGTTGAGGGCCGATATATATAACTACATGCATGTGCGATTTATGAAGAGCATTTACCCAAATTAAAGCACGCTTAATAgttgaaaaatcattttcagcCAATTCACATTATAATTTAAGGTGCAATAAGGTGATTAATTGCCCAATAAATTGTTCCACGTTCGAACTCCAAATTGGACTccatattacaaaaataagtGTCTAAGTACAAAAgcatttattaataatttaatatatcgGTGAAAAACAATACTCCTATTCCTATATGATATTGTTAGgattgtgaatttattaattggtttatttatttgtgtcaAAAGGCTCTGTCACGGTCTCAACCGTAAATGTGTGCGGAGTCAATTAAAGCCGAGTTACGACTGTGATGACCCCTACACTACTTGCTTGATTAttcaacataattaaatatattttgtatagtactattatatttattgaatcaaTAATCAACATTTGACAAAATTAAGGTGCCCCCATTTCATCTATATTCAGTAGGACACAGACTAGCcaaaaattgttaatttgaGGCTATTCATGTTTAGTTTATCTTAGAAACTTAATTAGAGCTGGGGCAGATATTCGACGAAttcaattaaaagaaaaaaatgaatgcttcctttacaattaaaaatacaacatcattattatttttatacacaCGTAGTTCTTTTTTAGAGGTACAAGTAAAATTGCAGATGCGTCGCTCAAGAAATTTAactgaatttttttcttaaagaaTGGCACGGGATTTCCACTACCATATTCAAAGACGACCTTTACAGAAGAGGTGGTGAGACAGTTTACAGATACAACAATAGGATTTCATTCAGTAAAATAAATTGCCTTCTTTATGTAAAGTATGTAACATAATAAAACACCGtacatatttatgttttttacttttcaggatacatttcattaatttataatgattCAATTTTGTACTAGACAATTTGAAATTGGTctaaaaaaccgaaaaattagtaaaatagtagtaataaaataaaaaaaattgtgtgatGCACTATTGGGATATTGCCTAAGCTCATGTGATAGGATCATTTAAGATGGGTCTGCCCAGAAAGCACTATATATAGAACAACATTTCCGTGCATTTTCTCAACTCACAATCAGTGAGAGATCTATCTTCTCTGTTTTCCAATGAGGCTTCACTCCCTTTCCCTTAGTCTAACTTTTCTGTTGCTGTGTTTGCTCACCTTCTGCAATGCAGCTTTTGAGATTGCTGGATCTTCACAATGCGCTGATTGCAAACTAAACAACTTCAAAAATGCCCACGCCTTCTCAGGTCAGTCATAGTCACaatctatttttcattatactACATTAGAAACATGCATGAATCATGATCATAACTCCATGCAATAAATGTATTCAGGTCTTCATGTAACAATCGATTGTAAGGTCGAGAAAGAGATCAAGAGAGTCGGCGAGGGCGAGCTAGACGCCGATGGCAAATTCAAAATCTCACTCCCCAAGGAAGTGATCGCCGATGTCAAGAACAAAAACTGCTACGCCCAGCTCCACAGCGCTGCCGCCGCCCCGTGCCCCGCCCACGGCGGCGTGGAGGCCACCCAAATCGTGTTCAAATCCGAAATCAACGGAAAAGTCACATTTACCCCCAAAGAAGCCCTCACCTTCTCCACCGCCTTGTGCACCTCCAAATTCTTGTGGCCATTTTTCGAGTATCCACCTCTTCCTAAAACCTACTCATGGAAAAAACATTGGCCCCAAATTACTATTCCACCCCTCAAAAAGCACCATTGGAAAAAAGTTTGGCCCAAAATTACCATTCCGCACCCAATTGTTAAGACACTTCCCCCACCTGTTCCGATTTACAAGCCCAAGCCCAAGCCCAAGCCACCGGTTGTTAAGCCGCATCCGCCATCAGTCCCAATTTACAAGCCCAAGCCCAAGCCACCAGTTGTTAAGCCGCATCCACCATCAGTCCCCATTTACAAGCCCAAGCCACCGGTTGTTCATCCACCATCAGTCCCCATTTACAAGCCCAAGCCCAAGCCCAAAACACCGATTGTAAAGCCGCCTGTTCCAGTTTACAAGCCCAAGCCCAAGACACCGGTTGTTAAGCCGCTTCCGCCATCTGTTCCAGTTTACAAGCCCAAGCCCAAACCACATGTCCCCATCTACAAGCCGCCTACGAAGCCGATCCCACATCCATTTCACAAGCCTATCTACAAGCCGCCGGTGGTGAAGCCGCTTCTTCCTCCGTCCGTGCCTATCTATAAGCCGCTGCCGCCACTATTTCCTCTCCCACCATTCTATAAAAAGCCTTGCCCTCCATTCGCTAAGTTTCCTCCAAAGAGCTATGACCACCCCAAATTTGGATATTTCCCAAAATTCCCACCCTTTAAACCCATTCCATGAGCTACTTTGTAGCCATTTTCCTATGTTTCATTTGTTGTGCATGTGGTGCAACTCGAGATAAGAGATGC is a window from the Salvia hispanica cultivar TCC Black 2014 chromosome 1, UniMelb_Shisp_WGS_1.0, whole genome shotgun sequence genome containing:
- the LOC125214776 gene encoding proline-rich protein 4-like — encoded protein: MRLHSLSLSLTFLLLCLLTFCNAAFEIAGSSQCADCKLNNFKNAHAFSGLHVTIDCKVEKEIKRVGEGELDADGKFKISLPKEVIADVKNKNCYAQLHSAAAAPCPAHGGVEATQIVFKSEINGKVTFTPKEALTFSTALCTSKFLWPFFEYPPLPKTYSWKKHWPQITIPPLKKHHWKKVWPKITIPHPIVKTLPPPVPIYKPKPKPKPPVVKPHPPSVPIYKPKPKPPVVKPHPPSVPIYKPKPPVVHPPSVPIYKPKPKPKTPIVKPPVPVYKPKPKTPVVKPLPPSVPVYKPKPKPHVPIYKPPTKPIPHPFHKPIYKPPVVKPLLPPSVPIYKPLPPLFPLPPFYKKPCPPFAKFPPKSYDHPKFGYFPKFPPFKPIP